Sequence from the Fragaria vesca subsp. vesca linkage group LG4, FraVesHawaii_1.0, whole genome shotgun sequence genome:
AGTTGTTGAATATGTTTTTTGGATTCATGTCTCTGAGAATCTGAGACTTGCAGGTATCGCTTAAATACTGCAAGTAGGAAACACTAGAGGTTTTATGTAGGAAGATTGTATCAGTTAACATCCCAGCTTTTGGATGCTTCCCTTCTTTACTTCCATATTTGGCTCTGCTTGGTTGTGCTTAGAACATGGTGAACAGTATTCGTTTTGCACCACCAGCAACCAAGCAGAGCCAAAATAAAATCTAATAACATTAGTCATTCTACCAAACAGCAAAATAAAAGAAGTTTGTTGAACTTTATTTTTCACATTTGGTTTCTCTAAATATATGCAACAAATAAAAAAAATAAGTTAAAAGTAATCAACTGAGAATGTTCACCTGAAAAGAGAGTGTATATCAGCTGTTGTAAGGTAACCCCTTCCATGAAGATCAAGGCATCGAAACAAATATGTTAGCCCTTCGGGAGTGTCTTTGTTTTCTAAGGCCAGGACAAAGTCCAGAAAACTTTCGAAGTCCATTTCCCTAGAATTCGCTCCACCAATTTTTCCACGGCGACAGTGCTCATCAAACACTATTGAGGGTATCAAATGCAAAAGTATTAATAAACAGGACGAGAAAGGAAAACCAAGATACATGATAAAGTAATTAGGATGTGGTTGATCTATATCTATTGTAATGTAAAAAACAATGGGCATTGAGTCATATTTCAGTGTTTTTTAGCATTTTCGAGTAAACAAATATGTTGAGCGTAGATAATGGATTGTAAATTTTGTTCATACCTCTTTCAATGATGATCTCAGTCAACGTCCCATCCGCATATTCTCGAAGTTCTTGCTTGCTTAATGATCCATTATTATCTGTATCAAGGCCAAGGAACACGTCTACAGAAAGAATGAAGCTGCAATTAGTGATGTCACTATCGTAACTTCTAAGTTTTCAACCACCATGATCACATTTAGCTTGAGCTTAAGTTTATGAGATAAATATTTGATACTCATATTGGTAAATATATGACCTGTGCCATAATGAAGATATGTAGAACATGAGACAGAGGCCATCAAAACTAAAGGTGATCTTTAACCACAACACTATTAAGCAAGTCTTAAGGTAGATTGCGAGGTCGCACCCATGCTAGTCAATCAACTACAAAGTAGTTTAATGTTTTTGTGTATGTATACCTTATTTTGTAATTTTTATGCTCTCTATACGAGTCCATGACTATTCTATTATGTGTAAGAATAGATGAATTTTCCAAAAACAGGCATTGATCGTTGCCCTTCCCCCCACCCTCACTTTAGTCTATCCCTTGGACATTTAAGACTGAACTTGTCGGGAAAACCAACAGATTTTCTAGTCTCTACGTACCAAAATGCCTTTTTTCTTTAGTGTTTGTGTAGCAGAGTACCATTTCTTTCATATCAGTAGTCATGCCGAAATAGGAATGCAGAAGTATTACACTAGAATGGCAAAATATATATGACAAATAGATGTAATCAATCAGACAAAAGCATAATAGGTGTAGATATGGAACCACGCAACATGAAGAGAAAGATTAGATACGAAAAACCCACCACATATTCGCTGGGCAGATGTCATGGAGAACCAGTTTTCTGCTTGCTCATTGTCAGTGACTTCTTCCTCACTTTCCTAGTATCAAAGAAAAAAGTCGGAACATAAAGTTAGGCAAGATCACAGTCTGTTTGATGCTTAATGGTTAATTTCTTTCCAGAATAATATATACCTAATAAGATAGTTAGATATTTAGCATAAAAAACTCTGACAGAATATTCTTTCACAACCTACCTGGTGCAGTTCCATTAGTTCCTGGAGACAATTGCTCAATAACACCTTCTTTATGCAGGCTTTTCCTGCATACCAAAACAAATTTTAAGCTATATTATTAACAATAAAAGAAAAAACACATTAAATAAAGTATCTGTTTAAGTTAAAGCATCAAAATTAAAACCTAGTAGCTACGAGTTTAGCAGCCCAGGATTTCATATCTAATCAACATCTTAGAATGACTTAGTTTCGAACAGTATCAAAATTTCATAAACGGAAAAGAAAACTCTAACAGACCTCGTCTATGAGGGTCACAGAAAAAGAAGAACTTCTGTGCTGCTATGCGGCAATACATGTTAAGAAATCCGGCAGGCATGTCCCGTAGTTGTGCTAGATTAGGTATGAGACCTCGTATATATGCTTCCATTTCCTAAATAATTTAAAATAAGGGCATTATAATTTAGCCAAAGATTAGCATATGACTAATCTGTATAATATCATATAATAGGTTACGTAGCCTAAGACATAGGGTCAATAACAGTTAATAGTTTGGAATGAGTTCATACATGACGTTGGAGGAAACCATCAGAATCCTCATCAAGCTCACTCATGTCAATTCTAGCTTGTGTCAATGAAACCTGATGAAAATAAATGCAGTAGTCACATTCTCTGACAGAGAGAGAGAGAGAGGGAGGGAGAAGAAGGGAGATTAAAATAATAAATAAAATGAGGTCTCATTTACACACTGTTCTCATCACATAAAGATAGAACGGCAGAATGGCAATTCTTCCTTGTTCGTCTTTCTCAAACTTCATGAAATTTGAAGGGCTGAAAAAGCGACGACATTTAGGCCCAATCTGCCCTGTACAGACAGTGGCAATCTGACAGAAGTCTTCATAATTCATCTAGAAGATAAACAAGGGGACTAATCAGCCAGATCAAACCATACAGTTAAGAAGTCATAAGGATGCAAAAGCCTTAAATTGAAGATTGATAAATATAATTTAAGCAGATGAGACACCATAATACTACAATAGTACACGTAGTTATAGATTCTTGGA
This genomic interval carries:
- the LOC101300333 gene encoding probable serine/threonine-protein phosphatase 2A regulatory subunit B'' subunit TON2-like codes for the protein MYSGGSSDGESHEATAQRKIPPASSMLWVRNLRRYIGSGAGLGSESLMELETKRILLDIFKEKQQKSAEAASIPSFYKKKPEEGSISQRVQRLAKYRFLKKQSDLLLNADDLDSMWVCLRENCVIDDATGAEKMNYEDFCQIATVCTGQIGPKCRRFFSPSNFMKFEKDEQGRIAILPFYLYVMRTVSLTQARIDMSELDEDSDGFLQRHEMEAYIRGLIPNLAQLRDMPAGFLNMYCRIAAQKFFFFCDPHRRGKACIKKVLLSNCLQELMELHQESEEEVTDNEQAENWFSMTSAQRICDVFLGLDTDNNGSLSKQELREYADGTLTEIIIERVFDEHCRRGKIGGANSREMDFESFLDFVLALENKDTPEGLTYLFRCLDLHGRGYLTTADIHSLFRDVHQKWIEGGNYELCIEDVRDEIWDMVKPADPLRITLADLLACKQGGTVASMLIDVRGFWAHDNRENLLQEEEEPEEEA